One Populus nigra chromosome 16, ddPopNigr1.1, whole genome shotgun sequence genomic window, AGTCTGCTAAACCATTACTCTACCTGGTGAGCTTTAACGTAACTGGAGATCATAATCAAATTGATAGGAAAACTAACCAGATCCTTTGAATATCAGTGCAAACATCAGGATGAGAAACTACATCTttcatgaaagttgtgaaaaaaaagaggaaactcACTAATTGTTCAAATGCTATTCGATTCTCCTCAGTTCGTGGGAAACCATCAATGAGAAATTTCTTGTTGTCACTTGATTCCATCTCTTGCTGGATCAGTCTGACAGTCACTTCTGAAGGAACAATCCTGCCTTCTTTAATTGTGTTAAGCATCTGGGACCTGGAAATTTGATTTCCTTCATCAGTGGAAATGTATTTAATTTCAGAATGTGCTAATAAAAGATTCTCAACAACTCTGTTTCACTTAAAATTATTACCAATGTTCACTGTTAGACTCTATTTCTCTCCTTAACAACTCTCCTGCACTCAGATGTTTGAATCCAAATGTTTCAACAATCTTTTGGCATTGTGTGCCTTTTCCACTACCAGGACCACCTGAAAGTtaaggaattaatttaattttcatgcataACTATTAGAAGAAAGGGAGGAAATCAGATATGAACAATTCACCAACAACTAATTAACAAAAAGGGCAAAGTAAAAAAACAGGCACGTGCGCGCGCGCACAAACACAACAACTAGTATTATAAATGCAAGATTCTTAATTACCTACCTAGGACAAAAGTAATAAATGGGTTTCTCTCTTTGAACGAAGTAGTTCCATCTTTTACCTTCAGCATGCGAATAAGCAACAATTAGGAAGCAAATTATTCCCAACATAAAGTCATGAACAAATCAAACACTGTAGATAAGCAATAGCAATTGACAAAATTGCCCATCACTATTAGACAAGGATAATCACaagttaaaaacaacaaaaatctttCACAATTCATGTAAACACAAACTGCCTAAAAATCTGATGCATCATTAGCTCAGTTACAAGGAAACCAAACAAGATATGAGAGCAATACCATAGTCAGTGTCTCCGTACTAAATGAGGATCTCCATATATTGAAGCCAGAAGCTGCCTGTAAGAAACCCAACAAAGAAAGCAGAGAGCAAGACAAAACAAAACGAGACAAAAATGAGTATTGCTAGATTTAtaaagatgatatcttttttgtCAATTCAAGAAGTGGGTTTGGCACCTGATCAAGTGAGGTTGGTTTTGAGGTGGAGATCACTGGAGAAAGTGAAGTCACGCGCCGCCACATGTCTCTTTGTTTCCTTCAATCTCTAGCTCTGGTTGAAGcgtttttgtttggtttcatTGCGGTATATCGTCGAATAAGTAACGCGCAATTGTTAATGCTCAAGGCAAAGACAGACTGGTCGCGGGGTTTTCGGTCTGGCAACTTGCGGTTGGTTGGGTCCAAGTTACGATATAAGCTTACTAGGATTCTAATCAGAAAGATAATAATGTGCTAATCGTGTACAAGTAACCCATGGCAAATTGGTCTAATTAAGCAAGCTAATTGAATTTGGCACTTGGAATGAGTCTGATTAATTGGAGCGTCTGGTTCAAATTCCTCAccgaataattaaaaaaaattgtccttTGAGGAATatataatgttttgaattaaacgaaattatgaaaaaaataattaattctttaatttcagAAAAGGTCAGCAATAAATCCCACCTGCCATTTTGAAAGATGGACTGGCCtgcattaattaaaaagaaatggattGAAATTTGATACCGAAACCCtctgatttaattaaatatctggCCAAGATTTTTTGAGGAGGCTCATGGATTGGATAGAATCATCCACCGATCTGTAAGAACGCCGAACACGTAGCGTaggtttattattttcattaattggTCTCACACAGTACAACTCCTTGAATCATTCAGCCGAAAATAAgctattgtgtttttaaaatgtgtttaaattttttttattttttatttttttattttaaattaatatgtttttagtattttttaatcattttgatgcactgatattaaaaataattttttaaaaataaaaagtattattttaatacatttctaaatgaaaaatactttaaaaaacaatcataaccaTACTTCTAAACAAGTTTATAACTAATGAATCGGCTTTGTTATTTATCAATTCAAGATTCTATTAGACTATTAGGATAGGGTTTATAATTAAGATTTAgagttgaaaaaattattttgatattttaaaaaaaataatcttgaaatcataatattttaaattaatctgaattaatctatttaatttataacttaaATTGGATTATGCATCAagctgaatttaataatttttttaaaaaataagatttggtAATGTCGATGTTTATTGTTTAGGATTTAAGGATACtggtttagtttattttgtaaaattactTGATATGATcttaaattattagtttttcgTAAATTAAATCATCTGAATTTGATGATACTCGTGTAGTGattaatggtaaaaaaatcaagaaagggaGAGCGTTTTCCCTCAGGCTGTCTGTCTGTAATAGGCCCAAGACCCAATGGCCCAGAAGTCCATAAGGCTCCATATGGATTGGACTCTCAATTCTCAAAGGTCAGACATGAGAATTTGTTGAGCAAATTTCCCATGTCCGTACTGGTCCTTTGCCCATTTTACTGGTTAAGGCCTGAAGGCAGACTGGGCTGCCTTGCCAATTTACCATTGGAGGCCCAATCTCGGTGATAGCAAgcccatagttattaaacccaatctACAGGTTCATCCAATTACAAGTCACAGATAAGATAAAGTGGGTTAAGTTGAATTAGTcaagaaaaagttttaaaaaaaataacaactttgtttttgtttttgttttgagaaaaattaaaaaagatattaactttaattttcACATGTGTTGATTTTTCAGATTAATATGTTCAAACAGGGCAATTTGTCGACTCAATTTAAGAAATATTCAATCAAGTCTTGAATAGAACTAAATCACATTTAATAATTACATTTAATAGGGTTGGcactgtattttaaaagtgtttttgaaaaaaatttaaaaaaattattttttattttttttaaaattaatatatttttaatattttaaaattattttaatgtgttgatgttaaaaataattttttttaaaaaaatattattttaatatatttaaaaataaaaaatatttcaaaaaacactAACTATTACATTCCCGAACACCCGAGCCTAAATAAAACGTGAAATTTCGTATACCATTATTGTCTATAATGAAGTAAGATTGCTGAACTTACATTAGACATTCCATTAGTTGATTTAACCATCCAATCCTAACCAAATCACAAAGTCAAAAAAGAATCAACCACTTTTGATCACACAATCAATCAATTCATATTCATTtgagcccaaaaaaaaaaactacacatTTTACCAATTATTCCAAGGTTAATCATTGAGacctttttctttactttttttttattattttttttgggttggttGGTTCAGCATCTTTTTCCCTTGATTCagcattaaaatttattatctcTAGCAGTAGGTCCACGGCATTTTAGCACGAGGGAGGCTAACCTCTGCCCATACAAGAAATTATGGATTGCATGGAGAAAATTTTAAAGGTGTTGCCAACATAACACTCAAAAGGATACGACAACTctactttttatttcttccacAGTTTAACCAGCGGAGACATCCCATAAAACCTTGATTGCATATGTGTGAGCTTCCACAAGttgaaaggataataattatttattattattatttttaatctttgttcTTGTTCGTTGTAATGGATAGTTAGTTTCTTTTGTGACGATTTCAATACCCTAACATTACATCATTAATCActaagattaaatatttaatataaccCATGGGGGATATAGGAGGTGAGAATTAAGAAACATCTGTTCAATGGAATCTTAAGTTTTGGTATGATCATGTTCAGCTTCTCTTCGTATTGATTAAAAACCATGGGGAAAAACCAAGAACCAGAGCGAATTCTTGCCTGGAatctgcagcagcagcagcaacgcTGCCtaacaatgttttaaatatttatgagtAGCTAGGTTCTGAACAATGCATatcttgataaataaaataagacatACGAagttaatttatcaattatatatgGCGGATGGCATCTGCTCAgctatttctttatttctagCATATATTAAGAAGATCATATATAGGTGTATATCCACCAGACCAGAcccttaattataatttctctCTTCTCGTTGGCATGCACgttttagaaataaataaatggtaaGCATGTTCATGCATGTATACACCTTAATCATATTCTTAAActctattaaaaaacactttatatatatatatatccctcgTTTCTAGCTCGCataattataagaatttttttgtgaaataataatataataaatagttttttttttattttagctgtCTAATTAATCACATTGACTCATTAGATGGATTACATGATGTGTAATAAAAACCCAAGTTCAAGATATAGTATGAACACATCAATGGAGCTAtttgataaaaagaagaagagagagagaataatttGTGATCCAATCGTTGCATTTTAAAAGCGTTATTTCTTATAAGCTAAGCAAGCCAACACCAACTGAAATCAGGTATATCTATGTACAAATTAgaccaaaatatatatgatgctcaacatttctctttattttaccttttttatttagtttaaaaatcttaatgCCACTTGAATTCTATTAACCATGTAACTTTCAATAAAgaattatttcttatttcttataacaattttaaaattaattattcaaaaccTTTTCAGTTTGGAgtattttataaagtttaagattgtaatttttaaagctTTAAATTAAAACTCTAGTTCTATCTTTCGATATATATACTCTACATCAATATGTAGCAGAGTAAATTAGCTTATTAAATGAACATAAATATTGGCAACATCATGCAGTAAATAAGTGGAGGTCATTTAGGATAGTATAAGAGTTCTATAGATAGCACGTGAAACTTCATCATAAAAGGTTGGTTAGATCAACTATTAAAAGGAGACGCAAATAAGAATCAT contains:
- the LOC133675156 gene encoding UMP-CMP kinase isoform X2; this translates as MWRRVTSLSPVISTSKPTSLDQAASGFNIWRSSFSTETLTMVKDGTTSFKERNPFITFVLGGPGSGKGTQCQKIVETFGFKHLSAGELLRREIESNSEHWSQMLNTIKEGRIVPSEVTVRLIQQEMESSDNKKFLIDGFPRTEENRIAFEQLIGLEPNVVLFFDCPEEEMVKRVLNRNQGRVDDNIDTVKKRLKVFEILNLPVIDYYSKRGKLCKINAVGTEDEIFEKVRPIFSACAGK
- the LOC133675156 gene encoding UMP-CMP kinase isoform X1 is translated as MWRRVTSLSPVISTSKPTSLDQAASGFNIWRSSFSTETLTMVKDGTTSFKERNPFITFVLGGPGSGKGTQCQKIVETFGFKHLSAGELLRREIESNSEHWSQMLNTIKEGRIVPSEVTVRLIQQEMESSDNKKFLIDGFPRTEENRIAFEQLIGLEPNVVLFFDCPEEEMVKRVLNRNQGRVDDNIDTVKKRLKVFEILNLPVIDYYSKRGKLCKINAVGTEDEIFEKVRPIFSACGMMSHYFAF